A window of Hymenobacter siberiensis genomic DNA:
CCGGGCATGGCAACTTCTTTGTTGGCCGCCATATCCCACAAGCTCAGGTCTACGGCGCAGCCCCGGTTGTGGCGGGAGCCTTTTTGCGGGTCGGCCACGAATTCCTTTTTATCGGTCGGAGTGTGGTCCCACATCTGTTTGGTGATGCGCCAGGGGCGATACCCATCGAATACCAGTAGGCAGTAGCCCAGTGGTTTCAAGGTGCTATTCGCCCGCACCAGGGCCTCGGCGGCAGGGCGCTGCAAGAATGCCCGCGCCTGCGGGTACAGCACCCGGCCCATGAAATTGTGGGTAGTGGCGTAGCGGATATCCAATCGAATGGTAGGGTCGAGCCGGGCCAGCTCCACCAGCCCGCCGGGTTGGAACGGGCCGGCTTCGTGCGGCGGCTGCACGGCGCAGCCACCGAAGATGCTCAGGAAGCACAATAGCCACAGCTGTAGTAGGATACGATTCATAGAAGCTGTTTAGAAAATCGGGTTGCGCCGGTCCGACCGGTTGTCGTTGGCATCGGCCCCATAAGCACTGGCGCCGTTCTCGCGGCAACCGGTCATACCACCTAGAGCGGTCGGACCGGTTGCCGCGACTTTGGGCTGACTTTCCAAACAGCTTCATAGCGAAAGCCGATTGGCGGAGAGTCAAATAAGCAGAAAAAGCAGCCCATTAGGCTGCTTTTTCTGCTTATACGCAAAGAAGATTTTTACAAAATCCCACTCATAAAGCCCGGTACCACGCCCAGCGCAATAGTCAGTAGCGCCAGCACCACCATCGTCACGGTCTGAATACCATCGACCGGCACCGGCGTGGCACCCTCGGGGGCGGGCTGCATGTACATGGCGATAATGGGCCGCAGGTAGTAGTACAGGCCCACCATGCTCATGATAACCGCGAATACCACGAGGCCGATATAGCCCTGGCCCACGGCCGCCGCCAGCAGGAAAAACTTGCCAAAAAAGCCGCCCGTGAGCGGAATGCCAGCCAGCGAAAGCATGGCCACCGTCATCACGAAGGCCAGCAGCGGGTTGGTTTTGCCCAAGCCATTGAGGCCGGCGTAGGAGTCGTCCTGGCGGTGTTCGGCCACCAGTTTCAGTACGCCGAAGGCGGCTACCGTAGCAATAGAATAAGCCAGCGAGTAGAAGAAAATGCCGCTGGCGGCATCGCCAGTCAGCATGCCCTTGCTGGCCACGAGGCCGATGAGCAAGTAGCCGGCGTGGCTCACGCTGGAGTAGGCCAGCATGCGCTTGGTGTTGGTTTGGGCCGCCGCGCCTACGTTGCCGAGGAGCAGCGTGAGGGCGCACATGGCCTGAATGGTGGGCATCCAGAAGCCCTGAGCGGCGGGTAGGGCCACCGCCAGCAGCTTGAGGAAGGCGGCGAAACCAGCCGTTTTCACCACCGTACTCATGAAGGCGGTGAAGAACGTGGGCGTGCCCTCGTACACGTCGGGCGTCCAGAAGTGGAACGGCGCGGCCGATACCTTGAAGCCGATGCCGATAATCATCATCAGAATACCGATGTAAAGCATCGGCTGCAGGCTGGCGTTGGCAGGGTTGGCTACGGCCGCGCCCAGCTGCGAGAGGGCGAAGGTGCCGGTAGCGCCATACAGTAGCGCAATGCCGAAGAGCAGGATACCGGTGGCAAACGCGCCCATCAGGAAGTATTTCAGGGCGGCTTCGTTGCTGCGGGAGTCGCGCTTGTTGCTGCCGGCCAGCACGTACATGCTGATGCTTAGGATTTCAATGCCCACGAAGAGCATGATGAGGTGGTCGTAGCCAATCATCATGATGGCTCCCACCAGCGAGAAGAGTAGCAGGGCGTAGTATTCGGCCAGGTTGGGCTCGCCCGATACCACGTAGCTGCGCGAGAAGGGCAGCAGCAGAATGGTGGTGAGTAGCACGATGCCCGTGAAGGCTACCGTGTAGTTGTCCACCACCAGCATGTTGTTGAAGTAGGGCGCGTGCGCCACGTTCCAGTCGGCGTAGTTGGCCCCGAACACGGCCAGCAACAGCAGCATGGCGCCGGGCAGCAGCACCTTATTCGAGCGCAGAAAGCCCAAGAACAGGTTGAGAATGCCGAAGACGGAGAGGAGAATGATGGAAGTCATGTTGTTCTGGCGTTCGCCTCACCCCCCGGCCCCCTCTCCGTGGGAGAGGGGGAGCCAGGCGACGTTGGGGGC
This region includes:
- a CDS encoding M15 family metallopeptidase — its product is MNRILLQLWLLCFLSIFGGCAVQPPHEAGPFQPGGLVELARLDPTIRLDIRYATTHNFMGRVLYPQARAFLQRPAAEALVRANSTLKPLGYCLLVFDGYRPWRITKQMWDHTPTDKKEFVADPQKGSRHNRGCAVDLSLWDMAANKEVAMPGEYDEMSPRSPTLLTLVALRHNGYRGTCSAAQWSKTASSCFPLSDGISTIRTGNHIQFRTCRLIGCSGFYIGLTHFKSYVT
- a CDS encoding NADH-quinone oxidoreductase subunit N, which gives rise to MTSIILLSVFGILNLFLGFLRSNKVLLPGAMLLLLAVFGANYADWNVAHAPYFNNMLVVDNYTVAFTGIVLLTTILLLPFSRSYVVSGEPNLAEYYALLLFSLVGAIMMIGYDHLIMLFVGIEILSISMYVLAGSNKRDSRSNEAALKYFLMGAFATGILLFGIALLYGATGTFALSQLGAAVANPANASLQPMLYIGILMMIIGIGFKVSAAPFHFWTPDVYEGTPTFFTAFMSTVVKTAGFAAFLKLLAVALPAAQGFWMPTIQAMCALTLLLGNVGAAAQTNTKRMLAYSSVSHAGYLLIGLVASKGMLTGDAASGIFFYSLAYSIATVAAFGVLKLVAEHRQDDSYAGLNGLGKTNPLLAFVMTVAMLSLAGIPLTGGFFGKFFLLAAAVGQGYIGLVVFAVIMSMVGLYYYLRPIIAMYMQPAPEGATPVPVDGIQTVTMVVLALLTIALGVVPGFMSGIL